A genomic region of Candidatus Neomarinimicrobiota bacterium contains the following coding sequences:
- a CDS encoding glutamine--tRNA ligase/YqeY domain fusion protein produces the protein MSNQANNGAESASNFIREIIDRDLTEGKYDTVITRFPPEPNGYLHIGHAKSIVLNFGLAKDYNGRCHLRFDDTNPETENEEYIRSIKETVQWLGYDWGDHLYFASDYFEQLYAYAVKLIRDGKAYVDSQNEEKIRENRGSVNEPGKPSPYRDRSVDENLTLFKEMREGKYGNGEHVLRAKIDMASPHMIMRDPLLYRIKHAHHYRQGDNWCIYPMYDFAHPLEDAIENVTHSLCTLEFDTNRVLYDWVLENCLEPDELPTRPHQYEFARLNLSYTIMSKRKLLRLVKEGKVDGWDDPRLPTLAGMRRRGIPPEAIRTFCKEVGVTRTESIVEMSHFEHVLRDDLNLRTPRINGVTESLKVVITNYPEGKTDWIPASYWPRDIDKSGQREVPFTRELFIERDDFREDPPKGFHRLAPGREVRLRYGYFITCEEVIKNDDGVITELRCTYDPETRGGDAPDGRSPEGTLHWVSAEHAIPAELRRYNRLFNVAAPDAGDEDFTEHLNPESLVVKQGFVEPSILDDARDTRYQFERIGYFRQDQEDSEPGSLVLNEIVPLRDTWAEQEEAERQAEIERKRREKEAEKQRQRERSEAGAGDAFGDLNPDQRTEANALIAKYELDKVDAAVIARDEALTEFFRAVSGSDSAPPKLAANWIVNNLIGIMQDQTVRDLPFGPEEFSRFIALIDEGVISARIGDELLEKMMTSGEDPEMIVRREGLRQIGDSDSLKLVVEEIIAENPEKVQSYQEGKKALIGFFMGQVMQKTEGRANPEMARELLTRELEA, from the coding sequence ATGAGTAATCAAGCGAACAACGGGGCAGAATCGGCAAGTAACTTCATTCGCGAAATTATTGACCGGGATCTCACCGAAGGAAAATACGACACAGTGATTACCCGGTTCCCGCCCGAGCCGAACGGATACCTCCATATCGGGCACGCCAAGTCTATCGTACTGAATTTCGGCCTGGCCAAAGATTACAACGGACGCTGCCATCTCCGGTTTGACGATACCAATCCGGAAACCGAAAATGAGGAGTACATCCGATCCATAAAGGAGACCGTCCAATGGCTGGGATACGATTGGGGTGATCACCTATATTTTGCCTCCGATTATTTCGAGCAACTTTATGCATATGCAGTAAAGCTGATACGGGACGGCAAAGCGTACGTCGACAGCCAGAACGAGGAAAAAATCCGCGAAAACCGGGGATCTGTCAACGAACCGGGCAAGCCGAGCCCGTACCGGGATCGGTCGGTGGACGAGAATCTGACCCTGTTTAAAGAGATGCGCGAAGGCAAGTACGGGAACGGAGAGCACGTGCTGCGTGCCAAAATCGATATGGCCTCGCCCCATATGATAATGCGAGACCCGTTGCTGTACCGGATTAAACATGCACATCACTACCGCCAGGGCGACAATTGGTGTATTTATCCCATGTATGACTTCGCACATCCCCTGGAAGATGCCATTGAAAACGTCACCCACTCCCTCTGCACGCTGGAATTCGACACCAACCGGGTGTTGTATGACTGGGTTCTGGAAAACTGTCTGGAGCCCGATGAATTACCAACCCGGCCGCACCAATACGAATTTGCCCGGCTGAATCTTTCCTATACCATTATGAGCAAACGGAAACTGCTCCGGCTGGTAAAGGAGGGAAAAGTGGACGGCTGGGACGATCCCCGGTTGCCGACCCTGGCCGGTATGCGTCGGAGAGGTATTCCGCCGGAAGCGATCCGGACGTTTTGCAAGGAAGTCGGCGTTACCCGGACCGAAAGTATCGTCGAAATGAGCCATTTTGAGCACGTGCTCCGTGACGATCTAAATCTCCGGACGCCTCGGATAAACGGTGTCACAGAGTCGCTGAAAGTGGTTATTACCAATTATCCGGAAGGAAAAACCGACTGGATCCCTGCCTCGTACTGGCCCAGAGATATCGATAAATCTGGCCAGCGGGAGGTTCCGTTTACCAGGGAACTCTTTATCGAACGAGATGACTTCAGAGAAGATCCACCCAAAGGGTTTCACCGATTAGCGCCCGGACGGGAGGTCCGTCTTCGGTACGGATATTTCATCACCTGCGAGGAGGTGATAAAGAACGATGACGGAGTGATTACTGAACTCCGCTGTACCTATGATCCGGAAACTCGTGGCGGAGATGCGCCGGACGGTCGCTCACCGGAAGGTACGCTGCACTGGGTCTCGGCTGAACATGCAATTCCCGCAGAGTTGAGGCGATATAACCGCCTGTTCAACGTGGCAGCCCCGGATGCCGGGGACGAAGACTTTACCGAACATCTGAATCCTGAGTCGCTGGTCGTGAAGCAGGGATTTGTTGAGCCAAGTATCCTCGACGACGCAAGGGACACGCGCTACCAGTTTGAACGGATTGGATATTTCCGCCAGGATCAGGAGGATTCGGAACCGGGAAGCCTGGTGTTGAACGAAATTGTCCCGCTGCGTGATACCTGGGCTGAACAGGAAGAGGCGGAACGGCAGGCGGAAATCGAGCGGAAGCGTCGCGAAAAGGAAGCGGAAAAACAGCGGCAGCGGGAGCGTTCCGAAGCCGGAGCCGGAGATGCGTTTGGTGACCTAAACCCGGATCAGCGAACCGAGGCGAATGCCCTGATTGCGAAGTATGAACTTGACAAGGTAGATGCTGCGGTTATTGCCAGAGATGAGGCGCTGACGGAGTTTTTTCGGGCTGTTTCCGGGAGTGACAGTGCGCCGCCGAAATTGGCCGCGAACTGGATCGTTAACAATTTGATCGGGATTATGCAGGATCAAACCGTCCGTGATTTACCGTTTGGGCCAGAAGAGTTCAGTCGGTTCATAGCATTGATCGATGAGGGGGTAATCTCTGCCCGGATTGGTGATGAACTCCTGGAAAAGATGATGACCAGCGGAGAGGATCCGGAGATGATTGTCCGGCGTGAAGGGCTTCGCCAGATCGGCGACTCCGATTCATTGAAGCTTGTGGTGGAAGAAATAATCGCTGAGAATCCGGAAAAGGTACAGTCATACCAGGAAGGAAAAAAAGCGCTTATTGGTTTCTTTATGGGCCAGGTGATGCAAAAGACTGAAGGCCGGGCAAACCCGGAGATGGCTAGAGAACTCCTGACCCGGGAACTTGAAGCGTAA
- a CDS encoding NAD(P)-dependent oxidoreductase yields MNVSLIFGDGHLGRYLVPILVDGGMAVSVIVDEETALPETRHWENVAVIREPYEYQSERWHRVLSELQTDVLVDLAGIDLTGTYTEVRDTVSHLIGCGNIRMYGPPQIIPTPEETQNPPESEEFARRYRDLLGIQGQATHDGVPFTGIILSQIAGPGGVPIDLRGGNNPDTHRAHADGEPVRLPTGCNTLLAPCDVTDAANAIYLAIIKRETATGELFNVGPPYAITWEKIIGIYETAYRRDLIVNTIDWDEFFADHLPEAEANYVFREHSCPDIVKIRTILGYEPQYPPEEALRRGIEWMRKTNIL; encoded by the coding sequence ATGAATGTAAGTCTCATTTTTGGCGATGGACATCTGGGACGGTATCTTGTGCCGATTTTGGTCGATGGAGGGATGGCTGTCTCCGTAATTGTTGACGAAGAGACCGCACTTCCGGAAACGAGACACTGGGAGAACGTTGCGGTTATCCGGGAACCGTACGAGTATCAGAGTGAGCGCTGGCATCGTGTATTGAGCGAGTTGCAGACTGATGTCCTCGTGGACTTGGCCGGAATTGATCTGACGGGTACGTATACGGAAGTCCGCGATACAGTCAGTCATCTCATTGGCTGTGGTAATATCCGGATGTACGGTCCACCACAGATAATACCGACGCCGGAGGAGACACAAAATCCACCCGAGTCCGAAGAATTTGCCCGGCGGTACCGTGATTTGTTGGGCATCCAGGGCCAGGCAACCCATGACGGAGTGCCCTTTACCGGGATTATACTCTCACAGATTGCCGGCCCCGGCGGTGTGCCCATAGACCTGCGTGGCGGAAATAACCCGGATACCCACCGGGCACACGCTGATGGAGAACCGGTCAGGTTGCCAACAGGGTGCAATACGTTGTTAGCACCGTGCGACGTGACGGATGCCGCAAATGCGATCTATCTCGCCATCATAAAACGGGAGACGGCAACCGGGGAACTGTTCAATGTCGGACCGCCCTATGCCATCACCTGGGAAAAAATAATCGGGATATATGAAACAGCATACCGCCGGGATCTCATCGTCAATACCATCGACTGGGATGAATTCTTTGCCGACCACCTGCCTGAGGCCGAAGCGAATTATGTCTTTCGAGAGCATTCCTGTCCGGATATCGTCAAAATCCGTACCATCCTTGGATATGAACCGCAATACCCGCCGGAGGAAGCCTTGCGTCGGGGTATCGAGTGGATGCGCAAGACAAATATACTTTAG
- a CDS encoding 6-bladed beta-propeller produces the protein MGNYIRIVLSIVIIAGVSTRCFADDMIQKVREINHERFYRLKEITSDGSKTFVLDEGNLKVFVISENGELITSFGRQGKGPGEFVEPVDIVLHNDTLAVLEHSGLKVVQFDTAGTFLNEFSVKQMLPFSFNYSDGEYQVVTLTHNDGYLQRYSVSGQLIKSNVVDGSASEPLSDKAPQQMQIFSKMNFWTNSNYDYYAGYFYKPVIEKYNSNFRNVETATLKLDLPEPSVELRGNAAFIRGEPIVYDIQYFNGALYALWWNRNLQQIECNGFATLSKYSADLILEEKSVLPDCLLGFHINNGFLYGICNEPVPKVVIYALE, from the coding sequence ATGGGTAACTATATAAGGATTGTATTATCGATTGTAATAATAGCAGGCGTGTCCACCAGGTGCTTTGCTGACGATATGATACAGAAGGTTCGTGAGATCAACCATGAGCGATTCTATCGGTTGAAAGAAATAACATCTGATGGTTCAAAGACATTCGTGTTAGATGAAGGTAATCTTAAAGTATTTGTTATTTCAGAAAATGGAGAGCTCATCACATCATTCGGCCGCCAGGGCAAAGGGCCCGGCGAATTTGTCGAACCGGTCGACATCGTACTCCACAATGATACACTTGCGGTACTTGAGCATTCAGGATTAAAGGTTGTCCAGTTTGACACCGCGGGTACCTTCCTGAACGAATTCAGTGTAAAGCAGATGTTGCCGTTTTCCTTCAACTATTCTGACGGTGAATATCAAGTGGTTACCCTGACACATAATGATGGTTATCTCCAGAGGTATTCAGTATCCGGTCAATTAATCAAGTCTAATGTGGTTGATGGGAGTGCATCAGAACCACTCTCTGACAAAGCCCCACAACAAATGCAAATATTCAGTAAAATGAATTTTTGGACGAACAGTAATTACGATTATTATGCTGGGTATTTTTACAAACCGGTTATTGAAAAGTACAACTCAAATTTCAGGAATGTAGAAACAGCAACTCTCAAATTGGATCTCCCGGAACCTAGCGTGGAACTGCGCGGAAATGCTGCATTTATTCGGGGAGAACCCATTGTGTACGACATTCAGTATTTTAATGGGGCACTTTATGCTTTATGGTGGAACCGAAATTTACAGCAGATCGAATGCAACGGCTTTGCCACTTTATCCAAATATTCGGCTGATTTGATTCTTGAGGAAAAATCGGTATTACCGGATTGCCTCCTCGGATTTCACATCAATAACGGTTTTTTATACGGGATTTGTAATGAACCCGTACCCAAAGTGGTGATCTATGCGCTCGAATAA